A stretch of Methanobacterium sp. Maddingley MBC34 DNA encodes these proteins:
- a CDS encoding transcription initiation factor TFIIIB, Brf1 subunit/transcription initiation factor TFIIB (PFAM: TFIIB zinc-binding), translating into MKENNDSLILFSVPTFYTSKNPTKASYSSEDLSIFNDHTIEEYLPPISSFNLPYPPEVSPLIRSPTKSKKIYFEVPKYASSLSFWSGIFPDLEYVLEVIGMAAIRGDYPFSKVKINKSLLLRWTGSVRPPKKGKKESKQFYYHKSIITKNGLKRSLVPLINEDKSVPLLDIVRKYERSKSIEKKKKNDPRWDVYEGRDQFRRSLFSPLHSLLATDEKGVPHPISDIIRKDTLDPRWNQKYFDSLEPNTRYPILKHCLECRSAAVAYDEIRGETFCPGCGLVRENFQPERIKSEAYKGPIDPDNLGRNGDYGRPSKIKNWKEPRNHPKRAYHPNRYYYDRLMDALNAPPEKLPGAMRKYKNTFLKRRCQKEGVGSNKYKWWEIDTKRPSKKGICLSDEQNDERKKVERDKKRIQTLNNRIMLMDSYLNEHELPSWVRQEVIYILKQNSKKFDLRNIHSRLKADKTLFGIILYVVERNSPEHPLINENDIINSGEYSIIKRNLDKQLIDCDLLYDDSLTF; encoded by the coding sequence ATGAAAGAGAATAACGATTCACTAATTTTATTCAGTGTTCCTACTTTTTATACATCCAAAAATCCAACCAAAGCCTCTTATTCAAGCGAAGATTTGAGTATATTCAATGATCATACCATTGAGGAATATTTACCCCCTATTAGTAGTTTCAATCTTCCATACCCCCCAGAAGTATCCCCACTTATAAGGTCCCCCACCAAAAGCAAAAAAATTTATTTTGAAGTTCCAAAATATGCGTCCTCCTTATCGTTTTGGAGTGGTATTTTTCCTGATCTGGAATACGTACTCGAAGTAATAGGAATGGCAGCAATACGTGGAGATTATCCTTTTAGTAAGGTTAAAATTAATAAATCTCTTTTATTAAGATGGACTGGAAGTGTTAGACCTCCAAAAAAGGGTAAAAAAGAATCAAAACAATTTTATTACCATAAATCAATTATAACAAAAAATGGTTTGAAAAGGTCTCTCGTTCCTTTAATTAATGAGGATAAATCGGTTCCATTATTAGATATTGTCAGAAAATATGAGCGTTCTAAATCTATAGAGAAAAAGAAAAAGAATGATCCTAGATGGGATGTTTATGAAGGGCGGGATCAGTTTAGAAGATCTCTTTTCTCCCCACTTCATTCATTATTAGCAACTGATGAAAAAGGCGTACCCCATCCCATAAGTGATATTATTAGAAAAGATACATTGGATCCTCGATGGAATCAGAAATATTTCGATAGTTTAGAACCTAACACTAGATATCCAATTCTTAAACATTGCCTAGAATGCCGATCAGCAGCCGTTGCTTATGATGAAATAAGGGGTGAAACATTTTGCCCTGGTTGTGGCTTGGTCCGGGAAAATTTCCAACCTGAAAGAATAAAATCAGAGGCATATAAAGGACCAATAGACCCCGATAACCTCGGAAGAAATGGAGATTATGGGAGACCCTCAAAAATAAAAAACTGGAAAGAACCCCGAAACCATCCAAAAAGAGCTTATCACCCTAACCGATATTATTATGATAGATTGATGGATGCATTAAACGCACCGCCTGAAAAGTTACCTGGAGCTATGAGGAAATATAAGAATACATTTTTAAAGAGAAGGTGTCAAAAAGAGGGTGTGGGTTCTAATAAATATAAATGGTGGGAAATAGACACTAAAAGGCCATCCAAAAAGGGCATTTGTTTATCGGATGAGCAAAATGATGAAAGAAAAAAAGTTGAAAGGGATAAAAAAAGGATCCAAACCCTCAATAATCGAATTATGCTAATGGATAGTTATTTGAATGAACATGAATTACCTAGTTGGGTTCGTCAAGAAGTGATTTATATCCTTAAACAAAATTCCAAGAAGTTTGATTTGAGGAATATCCACAGCCGTCTTAAGGCAGATAAAACCTTATTTGGAATAATTTTATATGTTGTAGAACGTAACAGCCCCGAACATCCATTAATTAACGAAAACGATATTATCAACTCTGGAGAATACTCTATAATTAAGCGAAACCTCGACAAACAATTAATTGACTGTGATTTATTATATGATGATTCATTAACTTTTTAA
- a CDS encoding Phage-related minor tail protein (PFAM: Phage-related minor tail protein), whose protein sequence is MDTELGILVKGDISDIESNLKNLENDLSSLKDVLINVDTEINTGELDALQTELQTLDDTAISPEVSSTGLTDVKEEATSAKEEIAGMGDEADATSDLIIGGMALAAAAIFEVAGEAEDAAQSLNDMSFSYYKLGSSFSGGESELRDQIAAITDARFPEDEALSYISLLKRLGVAQEDLVDSATDLNEIRVATGSSAEDMTPLLQGLKAMNVDISNLEDSYDALYYANAKYVGGLPAFSTDLRRFSSDFAELGLSADQAAVILVAAQNKWPDPRKRRTELKKAIEESNGDLSLLEQKLGVTGGSITNASDITGQYAGKVEDASQKSRDLATDTQKVGSWIDDLKIKFGGVLGPMLSFVGLLGKGAALVTGLWAGLKAGMKLGDWDTDWAKKLIEDPIRTSINKVKGFNLDDFWERLKGPTKGSYWDQIRKMGAEDYLKYMEEEEGRISTMWEKLNDGMLKGSKKIKIPETNLMSGLDDSFAKMNIRSDLKGSQVSESIGKGFIKGIPRAVDSIAIGAVLLIDGLANYTEALKDPLGHMFGPLAEVIPQPIRNILSPYNMMKMMVGEGKTEEFFAWAKVMIEDPMKGAIDQTWDDLVWFFTELPGDAYVWGKNIIDSWAKGITDNLNNAKSWLEGALGNLMKVLKGESPPVEGPLKDIDSWGLNVGKAYVDGMSEGMNDLSVLNRALKVDMLRNIPSPSTSTNSTATTHITVDLAGANIASNLDATTVGEKVGSGLASKIMQQASNAGVSVINGRR, encoded by the coding sequence ATGGACACTGAGCTTGGCATATTAGTGAAAGGAGACATTAGCGATATAGAATCTAATTTAAAAAATTTGGAGAATGATTTAAGCAGTTTAAAAGATGTTTTAATAAACGTTGATACAGAAATTAACACTGGTGAACTTGATGCACTTCAAACAGAATTACAGACTTTAGATGATACAGCCATAAGCCCCGAAGTATCATCAACTGGATTAACAGATGTTAAGGAAGAAGCCACATCTGCAAAGGAAGAAATAGCAGGGATGGGTGATGAGGCTGATGCAACAAGTGATCTGATTATAGGGGGAATGGCTTTAGCAGCCGCCGCAATCTTTGAAGTTGCAGGGGAAGCGGAAGACGCGGCCCAATCACTCAATGATATGAGTTTTAGCTATTACAAATTAGGAAGTAGTTTTTCAGGGGGGGAAAGTGAACTGCGTGACCAAATCGCAGCCATAACAGATGCACGATTCCCAGAAGACGAAGCCCTATCATATATTAGTTTACTTAAACGGTTAGGGGTTGCACAAGAGGATTTAGTTGATAGTGCAACAGACTTGAATGAAATAAGAGTAGCAACGGGTTCAAGTGCTGAAGACATGACTCCGCTCTTACAGGGCCTAAAGGCAATGAATGTTGATATTAGTAATTTAGAAGACTCTTATGATGCTTTGTATTATGCTAATGCCAAATACGTAGGAGGATTACCAGCATTCAGTACGGATTTAAGGCGTTTTTCTTCAGACTTTGCAGAACTAGGTTTAAGTGCAGACCAAGCAGCCGTTATATTGGTAGCTGCACAAAACAAATGGCCAGACCCACGTAAACGAAGAACAGAACTTAAAAAAGCAATAGAAGAATCCAACGGAGATTTATCTTTATTAGAACAAAAGCTCGGAGTCACTGGAGGAAGCATAACAAATGCATCTGATATTACAGGACAATACGCTGGTAAAGTTGAAGATGCATCACAGAAATCCAGAGACTTAGCTACTGATACTCAGAAAGTGGGTTCATGGATTGACGACCTTAAAATAAAGTTTGGTGGAGTATTGGGACCTATGCTTAGTTTTGTGGGACTATTAGGAAAAGGTGCTGCCCTCGTTACAGGGTTATGGGCTGGACTTAAAGCAGGAATGAAACTGGGCGATTGGGATACTGATTGGGCTAAGAAGTTAATAGAAGACCCTATCCGTACATCAATCAACAAAGTAAAAGGATTTAATCTTGATGATTTTTGGGAACGATTAAAAGGCCCTACCAAAGGAAGTTACTGGGATCAGATCCGGAAAATGGGGGCGGAAGATTACCTCAAATACATGGAAGAAGAGGAAGGCCGAATCAGTACGATGTGGGAAAAATTGAATGATGGGATGTTAAAAGGTTCTAAGAAAATCAAGATTCCTGAAACAAACCTTATGAGTGGTTTAGATGATTCATTTGCTAAGATGAATATTCGTTCTGACTTAAAGGGAAGTCAAGTATCCGAATCAATAGGAAAAGGATTTATAAAGGGCATACCTCGTGCTGTTGATTCTATTGCCATTGGAGCAGTTCTACTTATTGATGGTTTGGCGAATTATACAGAAGCGTTAAAAGACCCATTGGGCCACATGTTCGGGCCTCTTGCAGAAGTGATCCCTCAACCCATTCGGAATATTCTTTCTCCTTATAACATGATGAAAATGATGGTAGGGGAAGGAAAAACTGAAGAGTTCTTTGCATGGGCTAAAGTCATGATTGAAGACCCCATGAAAGGAGCAATTGATCAAACATGGGATGATCTGGTATGGTTCTTTACAGAACTTCCTGGAGATGCTTATGTCTGGGGTAAAAATATCATTGACTCATGGGCTAAAGGAATCACCGATAATTTAAATAATGCTAAAAGTTGGCTCGAAGGAGCATTAGGAAATTTAATGAAGGTTTTGAAAGGAGAAAGCCCACCAGTAGAAGGCCCACTAAAAGATATTGATAGTTGGGGGTTGAATGTAGGTAAAGCCTATGTGGATGGTATGAGTGAGGGAATGAATGATTTATCTGTTCTGAATAGGGCTTTAAAGGTTGATATGTTAAGGAATATTCCCTCTCCTTCAACTTCTACAAACAGCACGGCAACAACCCATATAACAGTAGACCTCGCCGGTGCAAACATAGCAAGCAACTTAGACGCTACAACAGTAGGGGAAAAGGTCGGAAGCGGCTTAGCAAGTAAAATCATGCAACAGGCCAGTAACGCCGGTGTAAGCGTGATCAATGGGAGGCGATAG